GAgctgttgttggaagatttcccttgaatgcttttattttcCTGAACTTCCTCCTcttaggtgttttttttttgaaaggcaagaaACGCCTctttcatggtttgatttttatggtttttggattgatagacgATTGCTTTATAAGGATCCTTtgaattgatttattttttggaatGGCTTcataagtaaatttttttttgaaagtaatGGTACTTGGATCAACTAATATGTTGGGATCtgaattatgaatgcaagtaacGCAATCGTTTCGGAGAAACtgtaaatattgcatgaaaaaggGGAAATATGGGAGCGATATGAAATTGTAGAACAATTGGGTTATTTAGCTTATGTTTTCAATGTGGAGCTGACGCATGTGTCAtatttccaacgaattcaaaatgAGGGGTTGTGTAATAATTGCTTGACAAAACTTACTCGCTTAGGGGCCTCCTAACGAAACTGAATTTTCCGCAATCCTGGTCGCGAGAAGTCCCTAGTCGTTCTTTATTGTCTTTGTaacatctttatgtcgatccgCGGTAGCGTAGAATCTTCAATTCCCAGGCGCAATTCccctgaatcaatcttttcctggaCAATGCACTTCAGACCATTGCACTCACTAGTAGGATGATGGATAAATCTGTGATAgtggcaatatcttgaatctaaCATCTCTTGATCAGTTGGTGGGCGCCATACCGGGGGTAGTTGGACTGCTCCTTCTCGCACCCAAACTTCCAGTAATTCCAGAACTCTTCTTATAGGCAACGGGAAGCGCATATGTTTTGAGACTAGCTTCTCTCGTATCAGGGGATATTGTGGTGGAGATTATTGTATGCTTTGGTACGAAGCTCTTTTCGAGAACGGAATGGATACTTGAGCGGCCATTGATTCGTAAGCGGGTCGTTTGCTTCTGTGATGTTGCTGAAGGGTACGTAATTTCTCTTGAGGGGCCTGCATCAGCGGCGGCGATGCGAAGTGGCTGGGCTGGACATTGTTTGTTTGGCACAACGCTCTTCTCCATAGGAATGTAGGCGGATTTCCCCTTCTTCAGGTTCCTCTCTTTTCAGTAAAGCGGTTGTGGTTGCGGACTGTTGgacaactctttgaacttctgcaagggtttggagataaaggttttcCAACAAAGCTTCATAGGCCGGCTCTTTACTTTTGTCTTGTAGATATTTTGGCGCACATGGAAAGTCTCCTCCCATAGTTTTACGAAATTGTCTTGGCTCTTTGTCATCGACATAATTCAATTTTGTTGCTTCTCTTCTGCTCTTGCATGACACGGCTACGAGTTCTGTCGGCATCCTCATTGGTAGAGGCACATATCTTAGCCAAAGATTCAATATTTTTCGCATCATCTCTGAAATCGGTAGGATCCTTCGGGCAAGTATCGCTGACTCTTTCCACAATCGGCTTATCATACTCTTCGGGACACGAAGCGTCTCATTCTGCCGCTTGATAATATCTACTTGGCTTGCAGTAatatcctctagcatttttgTCATACCTTCCATGGTAGTTGTTTCCTAGAGATTCGTTGCTTTGGAAGGGGTTGGATGACCATGATACGTATGAAAAAGTTGGAATTGGTGATTGAAATGAATTTCAGTGAGTGATTGAATTATGCCTAAGACCAACTAGAATGGAAATGGTTTTCAACTGATTTTTTACGAttgaaagattaatctcccactgtggtcgccagttgttttggggtaaaaaatgTTTCTGCcggtttggtaaatttgggtgtgttgttgAGAAACGAATTTGGACCTAAACTAatgtactgcacgtgagtactttatattcgagaaatcaatatttacaatcctgacctaaaccaagaaatggtcgttccagtcttgctttggtcacaaagtgaaggagaagggttggtcttagggagggaaaagaagaaggtgttgagaccataatggttAATGCTGAAGGTGTAGCTgtattatgacttgtatcataatatggaactggcttgtggaatgtaagctatcggttctttggtgtttttctggatacttatgttgttgttaaccaaaactctcttgttttgtcgaaataggtagaaacctatttacacaagtcataattgaatgcaCCATGATCTCGTAGAAAATGGGAGttgttgagtgatggagaagtaggGCAATGTGTAATTTCCAGAAACCACGTCCCTATCATGGGGGCAAAAGGGGttggtttacacccactactccttGCGCCACTAACTGCCTGCTTTCATTACACTTCCTtataatgggcgtattgcacatcgcacgctgtaaaccgccagaccaataccctgatgagcatcccccagtttgtgacatgtttgatgtctggagtattttcgtgaaaaatgtgtagcagattgctgagtgggtcttgtatgcaagacctagttattctgatcAATTGTGCGCCAATTGAGTGGCGGATGATCATATTGTGGCAAGTCAAGTCTTGGAACAATCCGTAGGAAAATGGCGTGTGAAACTGAAACTTGTCGTAGGCCGGTCAaatctgtggcgaatttggacggctgagattgtaattcatgagagagggtggccattgattgtggcCACATTCTTTTGGAACCTAGTAATAGcatagtggcgccattggcacatgccagtggcataatggcatatttagcgcatgccagtggcacatcaGCATGGTTGGCatatgccagtggcatggtggcgccaatagcgtctggcgtagccgtggacgttatattctgacatattggtgttagacccaaacatGGCTCGGCAACATTGGTTCCAGTTGCCACatcaaacttaatgccctagatagcattacttggcttggttggcgtagaaaccttacttaaattagggtttggcataccgaaaccctaattaacgtgtatggcatgtggccgcggcacggtgacgttttttgtgcaacCGGTGCCATGGCCGTGTCAAAGGGGTTATGGCAGGGCCATAACATGGGAATGACCATATACGCAAAGATGTACACTGGTGGTCATaacatggcgccatttttagggtttcctgggtcccgcacggCTTGTGTCCTGCTgtgggccaaagtggcgtaatttgagccacgaccaaaattagggtttcaaataataCCACTAAAGCAAAATCATGTTCTAGTTGGGATACCCTGACTGGACTCTGTTATGGCGTTTAGCCACGAACAAAAAGCGAGTTAGCACGTGAGCGCGCTGTTTGTGGCGGAATGGCGTGTTTGCCATGCTGCTGTAGCATGTTGGCACATTTGTCATGCCAATAACATGTTGGCGCGAAATGGAATGTTTGGCATGACAATTAGCATGTTGACGCGGAATGGCACgtctggcatgccattagcatgtttgCGCGATTTGGCAAGCtaattggcattgtgaccatccagtgtaatttgcctcttttaatactgtggcaggtttagagcaacctgattatTCAATAGAAAAGGGGCCGGCAAAAGatagggcgtggccaaaactctggtgcgtgtggcgcatttaaagcgacctgattggccgataggaaagagggtcggcaagtatgggcccgaccacatctcatgtgcatgtggcagatttagagcgacctgattggtcgatgggaaagaggagggccGGAAAGCATCATGGGGCGTGGCCACACGCAGGTGGCGCCTGCTAAGGCAGACCGGCTGGCCCATGGCGCGGCCACGCTTCTCTTTGTTGATCCTACTTTCCGCGgatcctcttttatttcttgttttctggttTTAGGTAgtactttgcacctactaatccgtgGAAGATCAAttgcctagtttgcctaggtttagtttcgaccagcaatgtctaatatactgcgcagggcgcaaaaacctaatttttgtaaattaattAGGTtggtatttgaatcttgtgaattgtcacaaaattgattgaattgtgcatgttgacacagagttctttaaatttattgccaGTGAAAAACACGCTTTCCGATTGATTACTTTTATGCAAACCTTAaacttgatacttcgggaaattcatgttactcagcttgcgagtgaacactaattgtcatgtcatatcaatattaaaggTTCAGCCGGGAAACATagcactgaaagtattcaatgagccttatattaatgaataatacaggcaaggtgtcgaaatttacagaaaatctgggattgttgctacatgcaccattttggataaatttcatgtaaatatattgatttGATCAATAAATGCGCAAGTGAAAAGATTGTGAACTCATCACTTTTACGTGGctttgtttctttgcagagtgacgacacattaaatgcaaggttttacaattttatccctgaattaaaaaccaccatcaacacaaccaAAATGGATGGTATCTATAACATTCCCACGAAGTAAAATACTACCCGATCCTTTGTTGTTTTTGACATGTTTGTAAGTGTCCACCTCATGTACGACTCTATCACTCAATTTTAACAAAGTATAACATGCTTATGGACTTTGGTTGTAACCCTATGTTGTTTGTTAGATcatatgaaagaagaagaaaacagtagaataaactaaaataaaaaagtgaaagtacctcttttttaaaaacagaggggtatattgttagggttttgaaatgatATTATATAGATATTGAATGGATGAAAATAAATCACGGGTTGTCGAGATAAAGTGAATATTACCCACTATAGGTGATCTTACCCCGATATATTCAAGTATTTGATGTAAACAAATTGTATTAGTTTTTATTAGAGTAACTACTCACATGTTGAGTTTTTATCACCCTAAAGTATTTGCACCAACCAGAATTTTCCAAGTGTTCTCGCTATTTACTGCGACAAAACATAGGAGATAACCGTTTATATGCGTGCAGTTAGAACCACTCAGCATTTACTGCCTTCACCTACTCCACCTAACCTTCTCATCCAAATGGAGAGCTTCCAGCGGAACAAGCGTCATCAAATGATAGCATAAGCTACGGTTAGCGATAACCGATGTCCGGTTTGGATGACAGGGACAACGGAGCTCAGAAGAAGGGGTTGGACATTTTAGATGGTAGAGCTAGGAAAGTAGAATGGGAAACATTATAACCTTTAAGTGCTTCCCTTTACACACAAAAATATATGCATTGTAATCACGATGATCGATAGTAAGAACTTAAACTCATTATCTCGTGGATGTATGCTTCGGTTGAACCACGTTAATCACTTATGTCGTTTACTTTACTGTTATTTATATTTTATCACCACTTATTTTTGTTACCTTTTATAGTTAGTTAACACTAATTAGACTTATTCAAATAAATTTATTTGAGCCTACAAACGTATCCAGATCCACTATTTGGGTTATAGCAGTTACACGTCAAGCCAGTAGTGGTGGAGCCAAACTAATCCAGGGTCTAGTCACCTAAAATGATGAAAACCATTGTATCACCCTTGCATTTAGTCTCACATGCTGCATTTATCCCACCTATAAATTTGGATTTAGTCCAACTAAGTACATgtgttttgatgaaaaaaattagCCCCCCTCGACCTTAATACCCGGTTACGCCACTGCAAGCCGGCAGCTTcatttaaaaacaaaaagaaaaaaaatagaaagaggAACTGGTAGGTGTTTTCTGATTGGACACCACACCACAAGCCATGTAGATCTGTCGGGTTTAGTCCCACACCAGGATTATGAAAAAGATCAAATCAAATCACCGCAAAATTAGTTTGGTGAATCCTAACGAATGTGTGAACTCATAAAAATGAATGCATATAAGCCATTGAttatccaaaaacaaaaaacaatgaTACACGTTACCATTTCTCACCTACTTGATAATTACTGATTAACATGACTATTACTACtaaaagataaacaaagaaagaaagaaaatacatACATAAACAAAACTTCAACCAAGTTGTGTGTgatattttgatgaaaaaatTTGATTTGCGTGAGTTGTTAGTTTTATCTTAaactaatattttatcatgctaATTAAAATCATTAAGTACACCTAATTTTGTTCTCTAAAAACTCCCTTTTTATGTTCactattttctctctctctctaaaagAAAACCTTTGTTAATGGTTCCACGATGAAGCACTACTACAGAAAAACAGTAAGAGAAGATTCTTCCAGAGCCAGTTAACTACCAACTGTATCTTTACCCGCCAATATTTTCTGAAGTAGTCATCATTTTGCAGGTACAAAACTTTCTCCTCTTTCAGTCTTAATTTCTGACTctagaaaatatgtttgtttctgttccttgtgttgttgaatcagaaattgaaaattgaagtaTGGGTTTTGTTTGTTTCGTTGTTTCAGGGGTTGTTTTTGAGTTTTGTTTGGTGTTGAGATAagaaaaaagttagggttttttcaGTGGACTTTCTGAAGAAGTGTGGTGTGTTGTGGAATTGTGGTTACTTTTATTATTCAATGCAGAATGTCAAATCTGAACCCGCAATTGTTTGCGAAGAACATAGAATTGAATGTACAAATTTCGAGGAAAATCATAGGGCAAGTGAGAATTTAAGTCAAGACAAAAATGGAGAAAATGGGCAAAGCTCATCAGGGGATTCTACTGAAAATGATGATCCGGGTGTTATTAGAATTTTGATTTCTAATGGGGAATCAGAAGCTGTTACGATGAGTTCAGAAACTAGAGGGGATGCAGTGAAAGTTACTGGTACTAACCAATTGAAGAGTGAAGTTACAGATGTGGTGGCAAGTCTTAAGAAAGGAGGTTCTCTGTCAAGAGATGAAAGCTCTAGGGAACAGTGCAGGTTAATTGACTCCTCATCTTTATCTTACTTTGTTTAGTTATTCCTTTTAGAATGATTAGattagtgtttttttttatttataagatTAGTGTTTGTATTCGCCATTTTCCAATCTTTCTATTCAGGGTTCATTTTATTCTTTTGGTGATCACTTGATAAATACTCTGATACTTGGCGTGCTTGATAAATCTGTGTTAGGTGATAAATTTTATTGCTTGATCATAGCTTGTCAGTTCTGCATCACACTGTGGCCCACAATTTTTGTGATTTTATCAGAACCTTAAATTTTGATGCCTATAGCAACCTTCACTTTTGAGAAGTTCAACATTCTAGCTCTATATAGCCGTCGAGAAGTTTATCACACAACTTTGTTGTGGTGTTTAGTATTGGGGTCCAACTTCCCGAACTAGGAATTATCATCTGCAGTTTAACAAGGTACCCACTTATTAGATCCCAATATCTGCAATCGGGTGACATGAAATAGGCTGTCATATTGATAGCAATAAATAAGCATATGTATGCATCAGTATGGATTTGTATATTTGTGATTCTGCATTGGTGCTACTGTTATCCTATCACAGCTTCACAGGTTATCGTATCAAAGTTAACATTTCAAAGATATGccggatattttttcttttagtcatgactTGACAGGAAGGATGTAAATTTCGACTTACGACCTTTTTATGAATTTATCAAATAGCATGTTCTCGTAGTTTTGCATAGTTAAAAGTCGAGAATGCTTTTCCTATGTTATCAAGCTTATCTGAGAGTACTACAATGTGTAGAAATTTAACCCATAATCTCTACAGAGTCTGTCAACAATCATCAGAAGAAACTCTTATAGATCTTGGATGTCAATGTCGTGGTGGACTTGCTAAAGCTCATCTATCATGCATAGGGACTTGGTTTAGTACTAGAGGTTCAAATAACTGCGAGATTTGCCAGTAAGTAAATTATTGGTTTTGTTTACCCTCTCATTGAGAAGTCTTGAATAGTAAATTGGCTACCTTTGGATTTTCTTTGCAGACAAATAGCTGTGAATGTGCCACCTCCAGAATCCCAGCCAAGTGTAAGTATCTTTTTATCCATTGATTATAGAGGTAGGTTTAAATATCTAGTGGAAACTGATGCTGACTCGTTGTGCTCGAGCAGAGGAATTACTGGATTTGGAGGATTGATCCTGGTACTGGTACTGTGCAGGAACGTGAAAGGGTATGATGCATCCACAAGTTATCAGAAATTTGTGTTGTTGCAGTTTTGTTCTTGTTATGCAGCTTCATTATATTCCATTCTGTTACATTGAAATTAGTGACTCTTTTACTATCTAATCTAGAAAATTGTTTCCGCCTAAAAACGATTTGGTCTTTCTGTGACAGGGTTGCTACAGTCCACTTTGGGTGGCATTATCGATCCTCATCGGTGGTCTCCTGCTAGATGTTTTAATATCGATTTCTCTTGGTGTTTCAGCACTTCCTGTCAATATTATAATCGGTAAAATCTTCTCATACTCATAACTTTCTGGATAGCTAATAAAATGAAGTTTCTTGGCTTATCGCCTTCATCTATCTATTAACCAAATATTGAATTATTCAGAAACCTTTTGGTTTTACTGATGTTGTGATgtttcaaataatgaactttgcACAGGTGTTCTAGTGGTTCTAGGGCTAGGAACTGCGCTTCGACTAGCATTTGAATGCTGTCAGGAGATAAGTATAAGGAGAGCAGTGCAAAGGATGGATATAAATGCAAACCCAAATTACCACCCTACTATCTGGCAAAACTTGTGAATTTGCAAAATTTGTTATTATAAagcaacaaaatatatatatagagtagaaatatatattttattttgggGCTTATTTTGTTATTATAAAGCAAGTAAGCAACATCGTGCTTATGTTTTGCTCAGAGAAGAAAACATTCTCTGTGCATGTTATAGGATAGCTTAAGTTGTAGGTGATTCCTTAAAGCCACATTTGCCTACTGTATGAATGTCCTCAAAAAATGTAATACATCATTGATGGGATAAAAATGTCATGGAGAAATGCTAGAGTGAGATTTTGTGCCGCAACGATATTGTATGAGATAGGTCCTATACTCCTATCTCAGTAATTAAAAAGATATTAAGTCTTGTTTCATACTTGTTTCATAAATTCATTTGTATGGGTGTTATTTGTATTTGATCCCATAAAAAGTAATTAGAATTCTCTCAACCGTAGGAGTGCGACAGAGTAGAAAACCCGTTATAAGCTTTATCTTATCTTTGAGAAACTTCGAAAACTCCTTATAagctctatcttttttttttttttagcttataAGCTCTATCTTATCTTCAAGAAACTCCTTATAAAGCTTTATCGCCGGTATGATTTAGTTGTCCCTTTAAATCGTGTTTCTGAATCCCCAGGTACACAATCATGTAGACCTGTTTGCATTACTGTCGACAAGTGGGGAGCTCGTCGGCAAACCTTAGTTTTTCATGTGTATTCCATTTTCACAAAGCTATGATGTTCTGAAACAAAAATCACTACAACATATAGATCTAGGCTAAATATTCAGCGTACATGCCTTCTGCAGAAGGAGGCGTTTTCGTGGTGGCACGAACAGGTTGTGCAAGGTCTAATTTCCGCACACACTTTCGTTAATGCGGAACTCGGGCTTCCCCATCTGTCTTGGACTGAGACCGGGTCTAGTGGGCATTGTCAGCCACTTCCCAAACACCTTTGCACGTCAGCCTGGGAAGGGCCTGGCTCTTGCAGTTTTTTCCAGAGAAATTCAGGGACGGCTAACCATTAGCCGTTCCAAGCAAAGAAAACGGCCAGTCATCTACCGTTCTTCTTATGACGGTCAGTGATCACCCGTTTTGGTGAAAACGGTTATTCATTAACCTTTCTTCTTATCGTGACCAGTCAACCTCCGTTGAACCGGCTAACTATTAATCGTTCTACAATTTCACCTAAAAGTTACAGAAACTCGACGGAGTTTTGttcttcctcctttttctttttttccccttCAGTTCATCTTCTTCCACTCAGTAAAAAATCAAAcaccatttctttttcttttttgggtttGTTGAAGGAAGGGTGAATTCGAATTTGCCTATGATTTGAAGGGGTTTTAACCACTCAATCCCTAAAGGTAAACCATTTTAACCTTAAATCCTAGTTTccatttttgttttcaattaggATTAATTTGGTAAAATTGATAGGTTATTAACACAAATTGAATTCCACAACTATTAATTACTGCTTTGTGTTTGTTTAAAATGAATTTAACATGATAAATTTATGTTAGTTATTGATGAATATGATTGATTGTTTAGTTATTGATGAACATGGTTGATTTGCAGTGACATTTGATTTTAAATTATCCTAATGATGTTGCATGTCTTGTAATTTGTATAATTCACAATTGATAGAAACGTTGGAGTGAAAATTTGTTAGTAAAATATGCTTTTGAGTATATAGTTAAGTTTTTCCTCCAAGAGGTTTAcatttgtttgttgattttcatACATTTCTATTTGATTTTTTGGTGCATTTAGATAATGATATGGAGTACCCGACAGACCAAAAATTGTCAGTAAAAGGTAGAGATGGACATATATCCGGTAAAAATGCACCGAAGATGAAAATGAGGACTAGTTGGGGAAGCCTTAAGGATTATTATGATATCGTTGTATGGAATAATCCACGCGTACATCAGGTACTAGATAATTGTGGGTTTTCCAAGATATTTTCGTTTAATTTTAAGAATTCAGATGTGCAACTCACAAATGCTCTAGTAGCTAGATGGTGGCATACAACCAAGACTTCCCGGGCTTTGAAATAGGATTGACACCTTTAGACTTTGTAATGATAACTGGAATTCCTATAGGTAAAGGTGAGCCTATAAATTACTCTAAGAGGTTAACCAGAGAATATTATGAAAGTTTAGATGATTTGAACTTTATAGGTGTGATCGCCAACCTAAATAGTCCATCTGCAAATACTGAAGATGATGCCCAACGGCCCCGGAGAAGCGAAGACTTCTAAAAAACCATGGGATAGTAAATCCTCAGTTGTATGTCTCTCTCACATTTCATCTTATATAAACAGTAGGAAATTCATGGACAACTCTGAGAACTGGGAGGAATTGACTAGGATTTTTCTTCTTTGGGTTATTGGTCAAGTATTCACCGGAACGACTTCCTCTAATGCTTCAAAAGCATGGTTGGTTGGTTTGGGAGATTCAGAAAGCTTACAAAATGCTGGTAGGTTTGATTGGGGTTCATTTATTTTTGGTAGACTGTTAAACAACTTGGACAAGGTTTCTAGTGGTGTTGATAATAACATGGCAGCAATGTGGATGATATTAGAGTATTGGTACTATATTTACTTTCGTAATTGTTAACCATTACCGAAATTTGGATCATTCTTACCGGAACAAATATACCCTGCGATTAATATGTTTAAATCAACCCATAAAGAGGGTGTGCAACAATCAGACTCCGGTAAACATTCTGTGAACAATGCTAAAAGACAGATGGATCTGAGAGTGTCACCTGGAGCAGTTGTTTGGCAACCATGGGTATGCAATGCCCACTATAAATATGAGGAAGTAGTTTTAGCAAGAGAGGTTAGTCGAAAGAGAATATATTCAGGGGAGTAGTCGATACGAAAGATGAGGTCCTTTATCTTGGAGAGAGATGT
The nucleotide sequence above comes from Papaver somniferum cultivar HN1 chromosome 8, ASM357369v1, whole genome shotgun sequence. Encoded proteins:
- the LOC113301651 gene encoding uncharacterized protein LOC113301651, giving the protein MQNVKSEPAIVCEEHRIECTNFEENHRASENLSQDKNGENGQSSSGDSTENDDPGVIRILISNGESEAVTMSSETRGDAVKVTGTNQLKSEVTDVVASLKKGGSLSRDESSREQCRVCQQSSEETLIDLGCQCRGGLAKAHLSCIGTWFSTRGSNNCEICQQIAVNVPPPESQPSRNYWIWRIDPGTGTVQERERGCYSPLWVALSILIGGLLLDVLISISLGVSALPVNIIIGVLVVLGLGTALRLAFECCQEISIRRAVQRMDINANPNYHPTIWQNL